The Torulaspora delbrueckii CBS 1146 chromosome 1, complete genome DNA segment GATATGGGTTACTACTGTCCTGATAGACAAACTACGGCTGATTTCTTGACGGCTGTGACAAGTCCCGCAGAGAGAATTATTAACGAAGAATTCACCAATAAACGTATCGCTGTGCCTCAAACGGCAGCTGAAATGTCCGAGTACTGGAGAAATTCGCCAAATTACAAACGTTTGCTCCAACAAATTGACACTAAAATGACTgagaacgatgaagatgagcGCCAACGTATCAAGGATGCGCACGTAGCAAGACAGTCCAAGAGAGCTAGACCTTCTTCCCCATACACTGTTAGTTACATGATGCAGGTGAAATACTTGTTGATTCGTAATATATGGAGAATTAAAAATAGTTCCTCGATCGCATTGTTCCAAGTCATCGGTAATTCGGTGATGGCTTTCATTCTAGGTTCCATGTTTTACAAGATTATGTTGAAGGATACTACTGATACCTTCTATTTCCGTGGTGCCTCCATGTTTTTTGCCATTCTGTTCAAtgcattttcttctttactGGAAATTTTCTCTCTTTACGAGGCTAGACCTATCACTGAGAAACACAGAACTTATTCTCTGTATCATCCAAGTGCCGATGCTTTCGCTTCGGTTCTTTCTGAGGTCCCCACTAAACTAATCACCTCCGTCTGTTTCAACATTATCTTCTATTTCTTGGTGAATTTCAGAAGAAACGGTGGACGGTTTTTCTTTTACTTCCTGATTAATATCATCGCCACTTTCACCATGTCTCATCTTTTCAGATGTGTTGGTTCCTTAACAAAGACTTTGACAGAAGCTATGGTTCCCGCTGCCGTTTTACTGCTAGCTTTGGCCATGTTCACAGGTTTTGCTATCCCAGAAACAAAAATGTTGGGTTGGTCTAAATGGATTTGGTACATCAATCCTCTTTCCTATCTGTTCCAATCTTTAATGGTAAACGAGTTCCATGGACGGAGATTTGTTTGTACTACATTCGTGCCTAGCGGTCCTGCCTACCAGAACATTTCTGGTACAGAAAGGGTTTGTGGTGCTGTTGGTGCTGAACCAGGTGCTGATTATGTCCTTGGTGATGCGTTCTTGAAGGTCAGTTACAACTACGTCAACGAACACAAATGGCGTGGGTTTGGTATCGGTCTTGGTTACGTGGTTTTCTTCCTAGCTGTTTACTTATTTTTATGTGAAGTTAATCAAGGTGCGAAACAAAAGGGTGAAATTCTGGTTTACCCATTGAACGTGGTTCGCagattaaagaaagagCGTCAACTGCATAGCAAAACTGCCGCTGGTGATATTGAGAAAGCTGGCGGCGAGGATTCCGCTATTTCCGACAGGAAGATGTTGCAGGAGTCTTCTGAGTCCAGTTCAActgacgaagaaggtggATTAAATAAATCTAAAGCTATCTTtcattggagaaatttGTGCTACGAtatcaagatcaagaaggaaGATAGGCGTATCTTAAACAACGTCGATGGTTGGGTTAAACCTGGTACTTTGACCGCTCTAATGGGTGCATCTGGTGCTGGTAAAACTACTTTACTAGATTGTTTGGCTGACAGAACCACAATGGGTGTGATCACCGGTGAAATTTTCGTCAATGGTAGATTACGTGATGAATCGTTCCCAAGAACCATTGGTTACTGTCAACAACAAGATTTACATCTAAAGACTTCCACTGTGAGGGAATCTCTAAGATTCTCTGCCTACTTGCGTCAACCTGCCAAGGTCTCCATTGAGGAGAAAAATAAGtatgttgaagaagttatCAAGATTTTGGAAATGGAACATTATGCCGATGCTGTTGTTGGTGTTGCTGGTGAAGGTTTGAACGtcgaacaaagaaagagattgaccATCGGTGTTGAACTTGTCGCCAAGCCAGCACTTTTGGTTTTCTTAGATGAGCCTACTTCTGGTTTGGATTCGCAAACAGCCTGGTCCatttgtcaattgatgagaaaGTTGGCCAATCATGGTCAAGCAATTTTGTGTACCATTCATCAACCTTCTGCCATGTTAATGCAAGAGTTTGATCGTTTACTATTCATGCGTCGTGGTGGTGAAACGGTTTATTTCGGAGATTTGGGTGAGGGATGTACAACCATGATCAACTATTTCGAGAGTCACGGTTCGGGTAAATGCCCACCATCCGCAAACCCTGCGGAATGGATGCTGGAAGTTGTTGGTGCTGCCCCAGGTAGTCACGCTAACCAGGATTATCATGAGGTTTGGAGAAATTCTGAAGAGTACAAGGCTGTACAAGAAGAACTGGATAGCATGGAAAGAGAGCTACCCAATACCACGGGCCAgctcattgatgatgatgaaaggCACAAGGCATATGCTGCATCATTGATGTATCAGATTAAGATGGTCAGTGTCCGTTTGTTCGAACAGTACTACAGATCTCCAGACTATCTATGGCCCAAGTTCTTTTTaaccattttcaacaatctcttcattggtttcacttttttcaaagctgatAGATCAATGCAGGGTATGCAAAATCAAATGCTGTCCATCTTCATGTACACGGTTATTTTCAACACTTTACTTCAACAATACCTGCCTGCCTtcgttcaacaaagagatTTGTATGAGGCAAGAGAACGTCCATCAAGAGTTTTCTCCTGGAAAGCGTTCATTACTTCGCAAATTCTTGTGGAAGTACCATGGAACATACTGGCAGGGACGCTGGCTTTCCTGATTTACTACTACCCTGTCGGTTTCTATGCAAATGCTTCGGCTGCAGGACAATTACACGAGAGAGGTGCGCTTTTCTGGTTATTCTCCATTGCTTTCTACGTTTACATTGGTTCAATGGGTATACTCTGTATTTCATTCATGGACTTAGCTGCATCAGCAGCCAATTTAGCCTCTTTGCTGTTTACGATGTCATTGTCATTCTGTGGTGTTTTGGCTACATCACAAGCGATGCCACGTTTCTGGATTTTCATGTACAGAGTTTCTCCGCTAACGTACTTTATCGATGCTCTATTGGCTCTCGGTATCGCTAACGTTAACGTTGAATGTTCAGATTACGAATACTCTAAATTTGCACCCGCTGGCGGTCAAACATGTGGTGAATACATGGCTCCTTATATCCAGATGGCTGGTACAGGTTACTTGGCAGATCCTATGGCTACTGACGAATGTAGGTTCTGTCAATTTTCGAAGACTAACGATTTCTTAGCCACTGTCAGTTCTAATTACGACAGAAGATGGAGAAATTATGgtatcttcatctgctaTATCGCTTTCGACTATATTGCAGCTGTCTTCCTCTACTGGCTCTCCAgagaaccaaagaagacTAAGCTTGGTAAGAAAAAGCAACAATAGACTTAATAATCTCAAAAATACCCCCACTGATAATATTTCCAATTTTCGTGACCTTTATAATGGGTTTTTAGACTTTCCTGTAAACAATATAGATACAAGAGAAAGGATTTTTTTACCTTCTTAACAGGCTAATCGGCCAATAGTCTACGTAGATTCGTTACAGTTTCAGCTGGCGAAGCGATCCATAAAGTACAACCAGCCAAACGGGCCTTGAAATCATTCGCTGATCCAACAGGCGCAAATTGATCACCCACATGGAGTGTCTCACATGGTTTTATTGGATCATGAGGACTATAGTAGTTCTGAAGTACACGTAAACCCAAATCCTTACCACCTATGTCGCACCAAACGTCACTTCCACCATCAAAACAGCTAAATTTTATACGTCTAGCAGGTGGGAAAGTCTCCAAAGTTGTCTGTAAAGTGAGAACCACTTCTTCCAACTGCTCCCTTTCGAGCTTGACTTGGACCTGACTTTGAGTCGCAacgtcaaatttttcacctgGCACTATCCCAAcagctctcttctttctcacaATTACAGTCTCCCCAGGCAAATGTAACCTATCTCTTAAACTTTTTAACGTCTTTTCTGCGAAATCTAGTGTTTGATCCATGTCAGACAATTTCCACTCAGTCATATGGGGCAATAACCATTCTCCCTGTTCTACAGTTTGAAATCCAAATTCGccttcatcattttcatgATACCGGAACAAATAATTTGATTCACCACCCATTACGGTTAAATTGTGTTTCTGTTCCATTGTCAGGTCAGATGCATCATGAACTGCCACAATAAGTCCCTTTAATCTATGTTCATACTGTACAGGTTCATCATATCCGGCCGCTGTAACGATCCCGACACGAATGTTTGCCGCCAGAAGCCTCACAATGTAGAAGATCACTGGACTAGACGAATTAAGAGATCCTCCGTCTTCGTAAAGCGTAACGTCACCATCAAAAGtcaccaatttcaattggTTGTGGTGatactttcttctcttatCGACGAAATAAAAGATCTGCGCGGTATTAAGGATCCTTCTCACATCGTTAAAACTTGGTGCAACCATCCTACGCTCCGAGATCCCCCTCTGAGAATCCTCCCACAAGAATGCCTTTTCAAGGGGCAATTCAGTGAAAAAACTACCAATCGTTGGAACTAGCTGATTCAACCGGGACTTGCCCATAAGGTCATACCTCACTTCAGTATCATCATTCTCCTCCAATTGACCATTTCTTGAGTCGAAATCAATCTTGTTAGCCACTAGATTCTGAATATCCTTAAAAATCTCTGCGTATTGCGACCTAACTCGCTGTGTGGTGGTCAAATCATCCACATCGTGCGACACAGCATGCAGCACAAAAGGTGTGGCCAGCAAACCTTTAATCCAGTCTACAAACCCGTCCTTGCGGTGACTCTTTAAATGATATTCCACCCTATATCTCGATGACATCCTCAATAAAACTAACAGTAGCTTTCTACAGGTCTCTAGCTGCTAGATCTGATTCAAACGTGGTCAAATTTACATTAATTAGTCTTAAGAGGTGAATATTTTAGATCAGAGTCCGAATTTACCCGGCTGTACGGTTTCGGCGCCAAAACCAATAAAAAGACCATCATACGTCACTTCAAGAGCATGAGAAGCCGTTAATACGTTCTAAACCACTAGTATTATGCTGGAAACTACCTTTCTTGCTTTCGATATTGCTCAAAACGACCAAAACTCGACCAAATACTCCAAATCAATCAATTTCTTCCGGAGAAGTCGCTACCAACTCATCCCAACCACTCCCCAAACCATCTGACATCTTTCGAGACATCTTGGTCGACCTTTAACCTCTGTTTTATCCAAATTCGATTactttgttgttgtttgtTCAGCCTTGCAAGATTTgatgcaaagaaaaaccTTTTCATCGCAAAGAAACCTGTAAGGGGATTCATCGGTTCAAAAAGGAAGACAAGTATATAAACCAACCAGAAGACCAGTATTGGTGTGCTAATAGATTGGCAAACTAACGTATAGATAGAAGGTTTGGCATAGAAGAATGAGTGAGAAATACAAACCACCTAGTCGACCACCTCCAAGTTACGGCAATGGTCCAAATGGTCAGGGTCCTTTCCAGGACAATTCTGCAGAATATTATAATCAGCAGCCTCAGCAACAAGAGGGTGCTCAACAGCCTGCTGATCAAGGACAAGGTAATCAGTACAATTTTAGACAAGACCAGTACTATAACTTGAACGCTCAAAGTGAAGGAGCTCCAATCGGAAGTTTTGAGGAGGCTTTCCCAACCGATGATAAGCCCAAATGGAATGACTGGCCGTTTACGATCTTTTTCTTGCTCTGCGTGGCGGCATTTATCGTTGTGGCTAGTATTACTTTGAGAGGCTGGGCTCAAACTTACTCGCAGACTGGGTCTGGTATTTACAATGGCACCGATACGGGTACTTTGAACACTAATTCTGCGGTTCTATTGGTTTTCGCTGTTGTGCTGGCTCTGGTATTTTCATTTTTGGGAATTCTGCTGTGTCGTTTGTACCCaaagttcttcatctacTGTGGTATGATTGTGAACATCGTGGCAGGTTTAGGTACCGCTATCATGTACCTGGCCCTAAGATACTGGTCTGCCGGTATTGTTTTTCTGGTGTTCACACTTCTGACCGCGTTCTTTTACTGGCAGATGAGGTCCAGAATTCCTTTCAGTGTTGCAGTGTTGAAAACCGTCATCGATGCAATGAAGAAGTGCCCACAAACTTTGTTGGTCTCTTTCATTGGTACTATCGTTGCAGGAGCATTCGGTGTACTCTTTTCGGCTGTGATCGTCGCCACTTACATCAAGTTCGACCCAAAGGAGAACAACGCAGGGTGCGACGTTAATGGAGGAGGTTGTTCTAACTCCAAAAAGATTGGTCTGTTAGTATTGGTTTTCTTCTGTGGTTATTACATCAGTGAAGTGATCAAGAATGTCATCCATTGCACAGTTTCTGGTATTTACGGATGTTGGTACTATATGTCCAAGTCTGATCAGGGTATGCCAAGATGGCCTGCTTTGGGCTCATGGAGAAGGGCCATGACTTATTCTTTCGGATCCATTTGCTTTGGTTCATTGATCGTTGCCCTCATTGAGACTTTAAAGCAAATTATCAATCTTGCCAGGCAGAGCTTGATTGGTAACGGTAATGGAGCAGCAGCTCAAATTGGATTTATGATCCTTGGATGGATCGTCAATTTCCTGCAGTGGTTGGCCTCTTATTTCAATCACTACGCTTATGCGTTCATTGCTTTATATGGGAGACCTTACTTGAAGTCTGCGAAGCAGACTTGGTATATGCTAAGAGAAAAGGGTATGGACGCTTTGATCAACGataatttgatcaatgtcgCGCTAGGTCTGTACACATTGTTCGCAAGTTACATGTCAGCCTTACTTGCCTTTTTGTATTTGAGATTTACGCAACCCGCTTACAACTCGTCCGGTAGTTTCAATGCACCTCTAATTGCTTTCTCATTTCTCATCGCCATGCAAATCAGTAATATTGCAAACGAAACCATAAGATCCGGTACTTCTACTTTCTTCGTCGCACTGGGCAATGATCCCGAAGTTTTCCATGCCTCATACCCTGAGAGGTTCGACGAGATCTTCAGAGCTTATCCCGatgttttgaagaagttgagtCACCAAGACGTCTAACTAATTTATTTTTCTAATCAGTTTAATAATAATATTACTACATGTTAATAATTGCATGATTCATGGTCAGATGGTCAAAGCGCATTTGACAGAGTCTACATACCCTTATGGAAGTTCTCTATAAAGAAATCTCAGTAGCATCTGGGATTCACATTCTTCCTCAGATACCATGCAATAAATGTCCTTATTCCCTCTCTCACTTTACGATAATCCTTTTGATTTAAGCCGTTAACAACTGTTTCACTTAAATTATCTTTCTCCTTTGTCGTAACTGATCCTAATTGTTCGACAGTCTGAAATACCCATTGTGCACAAATCATAGGATCGTTGTTGTTCAGTTCGCACGCCAATCTAAAGCACTTGACTATACAGCTAACAGCATCCGAATGGGTTGTGAGCTCAAAATTGGTGACGAGTCCAATAAATAGAGAAGTTATTATTGTAGAGCCCCTCGCGAcaacaatctctttcaatatCTGCTGTCTCCATTCTTCTGGGACCTCACTGATCGCAACAGTAGAGATAGGTGGTGTCCTGAAACCCCATGATAATAGGTCATCCAAGCAACGTAATATCAGAACATAAGCGTCATAGTTTTCCACTCTTGTCACACTTTTTAGAGCGACATCGGCAGTACTGCCTAACAATTCACTTGATAATAGGAATTCCTTGGGGTAAAACATAATAAGGTCTGAGatcatggagaagaaatccATGATGGACTCATAATGGTCATTTATCCGTTCGGTTTGaattttgttgaagttttgaaTGAAAGTGTTACTTTGGGTCACAGCAAAATGCCACACCGCATCTTTCAGTTGAGTTGGAACAGGCAGCGCTTCGTCGTCACCGTAGACAATAATAATTGAACCCGAGCACCATAGGTACGAGCCCAAGCCTGTTGCGGCGTAACCTTGAGCGAGAAACTCTGCCACCGGTACTAGAATAGGCTCACAGAACAAGTGGAATTTCTCGAAGAGCCTTCTTAAAAGCTTTGTAGCACGTTCGACTATGACATTGTCGGATAAGGCTCCACAATCGATCAATAAAGTGCTCAACGAGTTCCAAATAAATTCGATTTGTGGAAGTAAAGGTTCTGGTCCCTGTTGAGGATATTCATTTTTTGGCTTCAATTCCTCAAAGGTCGCATAGACGAGATCGATCTTATCAGCGATAAGAGCACTAAACGCCGTAGGATCAGCCTTCCATTTTGGAACTATGTCATTGATTTTCGAAAAACAGTCATCCAGCAGTTTCTGCAGCACTGCAGATATTTTATCGGGGGATTGCTTGTCTATCACAGCGCTCAAACCTTGGCACAGTTCAAATTGAGATTCAATATCTAGGATACTTCCCACATTGAAATAAAAATCATAGAGCTGATCGATGTAGTCACTGAGTAAACTTGAACAATCTGTGCAGAGAAACATCAGAGCATGAGAAGATGCTGTTATAATGTCGGGATTTTTTTGACCCTCATTGAAACCATTGAATATGTAATCTAACTGCATCTTTAGCATCTCGGGATGTTTGGCCGTCCATTCGGTGTATCTTCCAAGAACCAAGGTAGAAGCATATCTTATCTTTGGATGTTCCGGTAGACTGCACAAAATCTGAAAGATTTGAGGTAGTTGATTGTTCTCGGAGAGTGAAATCTCTTGAGCCATTGttctcaaagagaaaagaggagcttccaattcttgcCAAGACCCACCTTTGTTGacagcttctttgattcttgtCAAAGGCTGATTTAATGCACGGGAGGTTCCAATAACCGCTGCGCAGTCTTTAAGAACACTACCCATGTGGTATCTAAAATCCTTGAATTTGTCTTCGCTTTCACTCGAGTCGAATTGATCAGTAGGATATTGTAAATGTCTGATTATGCCGctgatcaaattctcaaAGATCGGCACATACTGTTCTTTTGATTGTTGATATCTTGGTAAAACCAGGTTTTGCTTAAGACTAAACCAGAAAGGGAATGTGTAGGCAGCGATGTCTAGATCGGAGTTTTTGCAAGTAAACATCAGCAGGGCAGTGACAATTGGCTTATAAACATCTGGTGATTTAGAAATGAAAACACTCCACGCTTCACCAGCTTCCACGAACAAACGTGTAAGCCCCTCCATAATTTCATAGTCAAGGTCATCCTCTTGGGCCACTAGAAGGTTAGGAAGTAGTTTGATCTGTAGTTGCATAAGCTGTTCGTAAAGAGCCAAAACTAGTTGTTCGTTAGGGGCATCTCTGCTTTCTCTCAATATCACGGAAAGACATTCAACAGCGGCATCGAAGGTCTCGGAAGACTCGTCTGGCCCTTGGAGTAAGGATTCGAATACAAGTGATATCAGTGGCCTCACAGATAGGAGTTGGTCAACAGGAAATTCAAACGACCATGACGTTAGACAATGCATGATTTTTTCTAAAGTGATATCGGACTCACTTTGTTGCTGGGACTTCAGGATGTCCACACATGAgatcaaaaagttcaacACATCCTCTGCAATTGTATTTATAAGTTCGTGAGTCCTTGAATTGAATTCGTTCTCACTCAAAGGTGTTGATCCGATGTCAAGTGTCTCCTCTGGTAAAATTCTCAGAAAACCCAATAGTTTAGAGGGATAGGGATTCAGGCAATGAATGATTTCCACAATAGGATCCCTCCACTGAATAAACTGAATTGCCAGACGTGCTAGCGCAACACTCAGTTGTGTAATGACCAATTTCTGGTTATGCAAAATTAATAGATTTAGTAAAGACGTCTTGAACTCCATCAGATTGCCTTCTAACTGGGATAAATCGTAAGTGACTttatttctcaaagtttgagCTGCAAATACATGAAGTTCCAAAAAAGAGGGATCAACAGTGGTAAGTACATCATGGCATATGGTCCACGCCGCAGCCGATTTCTGAAAGTCCTCAAGGAAATGCAGGGcctcattcttcttctcctgAGTAGCATTCGAAGAGACGCATTGTAGTGCCTTCTGAACGTCTGCTACTTGAAAAGACATAGCGGTTTGAGCTCTTCTACGCGCTTTAATTCTTAGCGATGGTTGAAACTAATCAATTAAGAGCatcttcaatatttttcaaaataatgaaaatttgaGATATTATGACCGAACAATTGATCCTTCAACGAACATCATTGTAAAGCATTCAGCTCACCCGCAAACTCTCTATCAAGACCAAGATGTCCTCTAAATCTAAAGCTATGGTTCCACCAATAAATTGCATATTTGATTACCTCCAACAGCAGACATTAGTGACGTTTTGGctatttgaacaagttggGATAAGGATAAGAGGCAAGATAAGCGGCTTCGATGAATTCATGAACGTGGTTATCGATGATGCTTTGGAGATACCAGTGGATCCCAAGACCGGTGTCGAAGATATCGAAAAGGGCAGGAAACTAGGAAAGATACTCTTGAAAGGCGATAATATTACTTTGATTACTTCCGTAGACGATTGAAGGTTGTTGTCCGTTGCATATTTACAGGAAAGATAATATATACATATCATACTAGGGTCTCTTTAATTTTGCATAATAGTGTCGATGTCGCTCTTCTTCCGCTCTATCACTTCACTGGTCTTCaattcaacttcttccgcgaacttcttcatttcaCCGCTTAGATGCTCTTTCACTAATGGCAAACCAACGTGTTCTCCCCCAGCAACAGTACCGAATAACGCATCGCCAATGCTACTTTCGTTTCTAGACCTTATTCTGGATGCTCCCATACTTAGTCTGGTTCTTAGTACATCAGAGCCCTCGTTGGCGAaagcttcatcaatctttcttagAAGTTGTTTCTCAGTAACGATAAATTCGTTCGAAACATGGTAGAGACTCAGTAAATCTTCTAGTTTTCTTTCCTTGGCCTTCAATTCCATTAATTCTCTGTTGTAAGTTCTTTTCATTTGatgcaatttttcttcgTCTGGTGCTCTTTGCCTCATTAAAGGGCCCTCAACTATACGCTCTAAAGTAGGAATGGTCAAATCTGAGGATTTGGATTCGTTTAAAGATGCTAGCTCGGCACgcttctcttcttccaaagcttcttccttctgcttcatcaacttttcCAATGACAGGAGTCTGTTTTCTTCCTTACGGAAAGTTTCTGATAGATACTGTCTTCTCAGCTCTGCTTTTCGCAACTTGGTCTCCTGTTGTGATGTTGTAGCAGTTCTGATGCTTGATGGTGCGGCAGCTGTCTGTTGAATTAACTCTTCAAcatccaaaaatttcactgGGGCAGGTTCCCTGTGAGAGTTCTTAGGGTGTGCTACACCTTCAGCGAACCCTATACCTTGAGGTCCTTTTGGCTTTGGTGCATTGACCTTAGCGATAATATTCTCCTGCTTTGTAGTTgggttcttcaaaattgatctAGTAATCGGTAAAACACCGCTCTTGAACCCATGTCTAGCAATACCTTTACCCATTTCTCCTAAGAGCTTGCAATTGAGATTTCAATGGCACAATGACCCTAAATCGACCTCTTATAAGTAGCTAGATGGCTAACCTTTTGATCatataatgaaaattttcagtaaTACCGATGGTAAATATATCACGTGATATATCTATATACTATGATTGAGATGCTATTAGTTGACCTGGAAAGTTACCGGCCCCGAATTGAATTGTATGGTTGATTCGTCGCCATCTGTGCTTGCAATGCTCACGAATATTTCGTAGTTTCCAGTTTCTATGGGCAAAAGTGTCAAATTTATGGTGGCTTTCTTGGTTGCCATGATATGATGATTCAAGGTCCCGTTGTACAAGATTCTTCTGTTAGATTTGGGAAGTAGTTTGCAAGTCTGGTTGTCAAAAAGCATGAA contains these protein-coding regions:
- the SME1 gene encoding mRNA splicing protein SME1 (similar to Saccharomyces cerevisiae SME1 (YOR159C); ancestral locus Anc_5.504), with amino-acid sequence MSSKSKAMVPPINCIFDYLQQQTLVTFWLFEQVGIRIRGKISGFDEFMNVVIDDALEIPVDPKTGVEDIEKGRKLGKILLKGDNITLITSVDD
- the PET123 gene encoding mitochondrial 37S ribosomal protein PET123 (similar to Saccharomyces cerevisiae PET123 (YOR158W); ancestral locus Anc_5.505), with product MGKGIARHGFKSGVLPITRSILKNPTTKQENIIAKVNAPKPKGPQGIGFAEGVAHPKNSHREPAPVKFLDVEELIQQTAAAPSSIRTATTSQQETKLRKAELRRQYLSETFRKEENRLLSLEKLMKQKEEALEEEKRAELASLNESKSSDLTIPTLERIVEGPLMRQRAPDEEKLHQMKRTYNRELMELKAKERKLEDLLSLYHVSNEFIVTEKQLLRKIDEAFANEGSDVLRTRLSMGASRIRSRNESSIGDALFGTVAGGEHVGLPLVKEHLSGEMKKFAEEVELKTSEVIERKKSDIDTIMQN